Proteins from one Rosa chinensis cultivar Old Blush chromosome 7, RchiOBHm-V2, whole genome shotgun sequence genomic window:
- the LOC112177023 gene encoding uncharacterized protein LOC112177023 isoform X3 encodes MALVTHQMQGSFVTYPSRPLSWSKGMKLKRCVTTLHIVGRTDSCSIIKHNICFNVGASPMRGPKLKPLRVSAFKGNAQNDKSGGRKGGSKLPKNSVKLKENEDPKAGSPQANDIPISYASEANESIASSLAIHNLFKKWLRMLRTHSSGEVVDGILGEEPPQKVISETEHETQNEERDGILRMVWCSFLSLNATIKIPLLIFIPSYLAVNILYGAEVSKELTPLWVLGPFIAALYIKMLQWLCALYVFSFKQTVKVIKNLPTYYLVAYRYIFHGKLKEDVYARFWQPVADIKNLDYKKLSRRKLKVLQELILEKYLDFVESIWPYYCRAIRFLKRANLI; translated from the exons ATGGCATTGGTTACCCATCAAATGCAG GGTTCGTTTGTGACGTATCCGTCCAGGCCTTTGTCATGGAGCAAGGGGATGAAGTTGAAGCGGTGTGTAACAACACTTCACATTGTTGGGAGAACAGATAGTTGCTCTATTATAAAGCACAATATTTGTTTCAA TGTAGGGGCTTCTCCCATGCGTGGACCAAAACTTAAACCATTGAGAGTTTCAGCCTTCAAAGGCAATGCCCAGAATGATAAATCTGGAGGTAGAAAAGGTGGATCAAAGCTTCCTAAGAATTCAGTCAAACTAAAAGAGAATGAGGATCCCAAAGCGGGATCTCCCCAGGCAAATGATATCCCTATTTCCTATGCCTCTGAAGCAAATGAGAGTATTGCATCTTCCCTTGCCATACATAATCTGTTTAAGAAATGGTTGAGAATGCTCCGAACGCATTCATCAGGTGAAGTAGTAGACGGGATTTTGGGAGAAGAACCTCCTCAAAAGGTGATATCAGAAACTGAGCATGAGACTCAAAACGAGGAGAGAGATGGTATTCTAAGGATGGTTTGGTGCAGTTTTCTCAGTCTAAATGCTACAATAAAGATACCCTTGCTTATCTT CATCCCCTCGTACCTGGCAGTGAATATACTTTATGGCGCCGAAGTTTCAAAGGAGTTAACTCCTTTGTGGGTTCTGGGACCCTTCATTGCAGCTCTCTACATCAAGATGCTCCAGTGGTTGTGTGCACTCTATGTTTTCAGCTTCAAGCAGACTGTTAAAGTAATCAAGAACTTGCCCACTTATTACCTGGTGGCGTATAGATACATTTTTCATGGGAAGCTTAAAGAGGATGTATATGCTCGTTTCTGGCAGCCTGTAGCTGACATTAAGAATTTAGATTACAAGAAACTATCCAGAAGAAAGCTGAAAGTATTACAAGAGTTAATATTGGAGAAGTACCTTGATTTTGTGGAATCAATATGGCCATATTATTGCAGAGCAATCAGATTCTTAAAGAGGGCTAATCTCATTTAG
- the LOC112177023 gene encoding uncharacterized protein LOC112177023 isoform X2 produces MALVTHQMQGSFVTYPSRPLSWSKGMKLKRCVTTLHIVGRTDSCSIIKHNICFKWELPSSLLWASPMRGPKLKPLRVSAFKGNAQNDKSGGRKGGSKLPKNSVKLKENEDPKAGSPQANDIPISYASEANESIASSLAIHNLFKKWLRMLRTHSSGEVVDGILGEEPPQKVISETEHETQNEERDGILRMVWCSFLSLNATIKIPLLIFIPSYLAVNILYGAEVSKELTPLWVLGPFIAALYIKMLQWLCALYVFSFKQTVKVIKNLPTYYLVAYRYIFHGKLKEDVYARFWQPVADIKNLDYKKLSRRKLKVLQELILEKYLDFVESIWPYYCRAIRFLKRANLI; encoded by the exons ATGGCATTGGTTACCCATCAAATGCAG GGTTCGTTTGTGACGTATCCGTCCAGGCCTTTGTCATGGAGCAAGGGGATGAAGTTGAAGCGGTGTGTAACAACACTTCACATTGTTGGGAGAACAGATAGTTGCTCTATTATAAAGCACAATATTTGTTTCAAGTGGGAACTTCCTTCAAGTCTGTTAT GGGCTTCTCCCATGCGTGGACCAAAACTTAAACCATTGAGAGTTTCAGCCTTCAAAGGCAATGCCCAGAATGATAAATCTGGAGGTAGAAAAGGTGGATCAAAGCTTCCTAAGAATTCAGTCAAACTAAAAGAGAATGAGGATCCCAAAGCGGGATCTCCCCAGGCAAATGATATCCCTATTTCCTATGCCTCTGAAGCAAATGAGAGTATTGCATCTTCCCTTGCCATACATAATCTGTTTAAGAAATGGTTGAGAATGCTCCGAACGCATTCATCAGGTGAAGTAGTAGACGGGATTTTGGGAGAAGAACCTCCTCAAAAGGTGATATCAGAAACTGAGCATGAGACTCAAAACGAGGAGAGAGATGGTATTCTAAGGATGGTTTGGTGCAGTTTTCTCAGTCTAAATGCTACAATAAAGATACCCTTGCTTATCTT CATCCCCTCGTACCTGGCAGTGAATATACTTTATGGCGCCGAAGTTTCAAAGGAGTTAACTCCTTTGTGGGTTCTGGGACCCTTCATTGCAGCTCTCTACATCAAGATGCTCCAGTGGTTGTGTGCACTCTATGTTTTCAGCTTCAAGCAGACTGTTAAAGTAATCAAGAACTTGCCCACTTATTACCTGGTGGCGTATAGATACATTTTTCATGGGAAGCTTAAAGAGGATGTATATGCTCGTTTCTGGCAGCCTGTAGCTGACATTAAGAATTTAGATTACAAGAAACTATCCAGAAGAAAGCTGAAAGTATTACAAGAGTTAATATTGGAGAAGTACCTTGATTTTGTGGAATCAATATGGCCATATTATTGCAGAGCAATCAGATTCTTAAAGAGGGCTAATCTCATTTAG
- the LOC112177023 gene encoding uncharacterized protein LOC112177023 isoform X1, producing the protein MALVTHQMQGSFVTYPSRPLSWSKGMKLKRCVTTLHIVGRTDSCSIIKHNICFKWELPSSLLCCVGASPMRGPKLKPLRVSAFKGNAQNDKSGGRKGGSKLPKNSVKLKENEDPKAGSPQANDIPISYASEANESIASSLAIHNLFKKWLRMLRTHSSGEVVDGILGEEPPQKVISETEHETQNEERDGILRMVWCSFLSLNATIKIPLLIFIPSYLAVNILYGAEVSKELTPLWVLGPFIAALYIKMLQWLCALYVFSFKQTVKVIKNLPTYYLVAYRYIFHGKLKEDVYARFWQPVADIKNLDYKKLSRRKLKVLQELILEKYLDFVESIWPYYCRAIRFLKRANLI; encoded by the exons ATGGCATTGGTTACCCATCAAATGCAG GGTTCGTTTGTGACGTATCCGTCCAGGCCTTTGTCATGGAGCAAGGGGATGAAGTTGAAGCGGTGTGTAACAACACTTCACATTGTTGGGAGAACAGATAGTTGCTCTATTATAAAGCACAATATTTGTTTCAAGTGGGAACTTCCTTCAAGTCTGTTATGTTG TGTAGGGGCTTCTCCCATGCGTGGACCAAAACTTAAACCATTGAGAGTTTCAGCCTTCAAAGGCAATGCCCAGAATGATAAATCTGGAGGTAGAAAAGGTGGATCAAAGCTTCCTAAGAATTCAGTCAAACTAAAAGAGAATGAGGATCCCAAAGCGGGATCTCCCCAGGCAAATGATATCCCTATTTCCTATGCCTCTGAAGCAAATGAGAGTATTGCATCTTCCCTTGCCATACATAATCTGTTTAAGAAATGGTTGAGAATGCTCCGAACGCATTCATCAGGTGAAGTAGTAGACGGGATTTTGGGAGAAGAACCTCCTCAAAAGGTGATATCAGAAACTGAGCATGAGACTCAAAACGAGGAGAGAGATGGTATTCTAAGGATGGTTTGGTGCAGTTTTCTCAGTCTAAATGCTACAATAAAGATACCCTTGCTTATCTT CATCCCCTCGTACCTGGCAGTGAATATACTTTATGGCGCCGAAGTTTCAAAGGAGTTAACTCCTTTGTGGGTTCTGGGACCCTTCATTGCAGCTCTCTACATCAAGATGCTCCAGTGGTTGTGTGCACTCTATGTTTTCAGCTTCAAGCAGACTGTTAAAGTAATCAAGAACTTGCCCACTTATTACCTGGTGGCGTATAGATACATTTTTCATGGGAAGCTTAAAGAGGATGTATATGCTCGTTTCTGGCAGCCTGTAGCTGACATTAAGAATTTAGATTACAAGAAACTATCCAGAAGAAAGCTGAAAGTATTACAAGAGTTAATATTGGAGAAGTACCTTGATTTTGTGGAATCAATATGGCCATATTATTGCAGAGCAATCAGATTCTTAAAGAGGGCTAATCTCATTTAG
- the LOC112177023 gene encoding uncharacterized protein LOC112177023 isoform X4 → MRGPKLKPLRVSAFKGNAQNDKSGGRKGGSKLPKNSVKLKENEDPKAGSPQANDIPISYASEANESIASSLAIHNLFKKWLRMLRTHSSGEVVDGILGEEPPQKVISETEHETQNEERDGILRMVWCSFLSLNATIKIPLLIFIPSYLAVNILYGAEVSKELTPLWVLGPFIAALYIKMLQWLCALYVFSFKQTVKVIKNLPTYYLVAYRYIFHGKLKEDVYARFWQPVADIKNLDYKKLSRRKLKVLQELILEKYLDFVESIWPYYCRAIRFLKRANLI, encoded by the exons ATGCGTGGACCAAAACTTAAACCATTGAGAGTTTCAGCCTTCAAAGGCAATGCCCAGAATGATAAATCTGGAGGTAGAAAAGGTGGATCAAAGCTTCCTAAGAATTCAGTCAAACTAAAAGAGAATGAGGATCCCAAAGCGGGATCTCCCCAGGCAAATGATATCCCTATTTCCTATGCCTCTGAAGCAAATGAGAGTATTGCATCTTCCCTTGCCATACATAATCTGTTTAAGAAATGGTTGAGAATGCTCCGAACGCATTCATCAGGTGAAGTAGTAGACGGGATTTTGGGAGAAGAACCTCCTCAAAAGGTGATATCAGAAACTGAGCATGAGACTCAAAACGAGGAGAGAGATGGTATTCTAAGGATGGTTTGGTGCAGTTTTCTCAGTCTAAATGCTACAATAAAGATACCCTTGCTTATCTT CATCCCCTCGTACCTGGCAGTGAATATACTTTATGGCGCCGAAGTTTCAAAGGAGTTAACTCCTTTGTGGGTTCTGGGACCCTTCATTGCAGCTCTCTACATCAAGATGCTCCAGTGGTTGTGTGCACTCTATGTTTTCAGCTTCAAGCAGACTGTTAAAGTAATCAAGAACTTGCCCACTTATTACCTGGTGGCGTATAGATACATTTTTCATGGGAAGCTTAAAGAGGATGTATATGCTCGTTTCTGGCAGCCTGTAGCTGACATTAAGAATTTAGATTACAAGAAACTATCCAGAAGAAAGCTGAAAGTATTACAAGAGTTAATATTGGAGAAGTACCTTGATTTTGTGGAATCAATATGGCCATATTATTGCAGAGCAATCAGATTCTTAAAGAGGGCTAATCTCATTTAG